In Thermococcus sp. CX2, the following are encoded in one genomic region:
- a CDS encoding isoprenylcysteine carboxylmethyltransferase family protein — MSFRGIAPRVGKIVLSYAALALFLDFHLNLLTFKCYAVGLAAFLVGISLWLLRYSQIKRAYETEKLLTSGCYSRVRHPIYSIWGFLYRSGIFADACGTSPLQFIYHIGSR; from the coding sequence ATGAGCTTCCGGGGAATAGCCCCGAGGGTCGGAAAAATTGTCCTCTCCTACGCGGCCCTCGCGCTTTTCCTCGATTTTCACCTAAACCTACTGACGTTTAAGTGCTACGCCGTAGGCCTGGCCGCTTTCCTCGTGGGGATTTCCCTATGGCTCCTCCGCTACTCCCAGATCAAAAGGGCATATGAAACGGAAAAGCTCCTGACTTCGGGCTGCTATTCTAGGGTCAGGCATCCAATATACTCCATTTGGGGGTTTCTTTATCGCTCCGGGATTTTCGCTGATGCTTGCGGAACCTCCCCCTTACAGTTCATATATCATATTGG